A window of Yoonia sp. SS1-5 genomic DNA:
CAATTTCACTGTCGTCCCGCATATCTCGAACCCGTCCGTTGCGAACCGGTCATCCTGGCACAGGCCGCGCAGATATTCGACGGACATCTTCGCGGGCAGATTGGTGCTGTCGCCATTCCAGTAAAGCAGGTCAAAGGCCGGCGGCGCCTTGCCCATCATGTAGCTTTTGATTGCTGGCCCATAAATCAGGTCGTTGGACCGCAGAAACGAAAATGTCCGCGACATGAAAAAGGAATCGAGGATACCTTTCTCTTGTACTTCCGCCTCAATCCCGTCGACGAAATCATCATCAAGAAAGACCCCCACCTCACCCCGATCTGAAAAATCGGTCAGTGTCGTAAAAAACGTGGCGCAATTGACCGATGTGTCCTTGCGCTGTTTCATCAGCGCCAATGTCAATGACAAGGTGGTTCCCGCAATGCAGTAGCCGACCGCATTCACCTTTTTGACGCCGCAAATCTTCTTCACTTCACCGATGGCCGTCAGATAGCCATCTTCGACATAATCCGACATCGAGGTCTCGCGGTAACCGGGATCCGGGTTCACCCACGAGACGACAAAGACAGTGTGTCCCTGATCGACAAGCCACTTGATCATGCTGTTCTGCGGTTTCAGATCAAGAATGTAGAACTTGTTGATCCAGGGCGGGAAGATGATCAGAGGGGTCGTATGCACCTTGTCGGTGGATGGGGCATATTGGACCAACTCGAACAGGTGGTTGCGAAACACGACCGATCCCGGCGTCGTGGCCAGATTTTCGCCGAGGCGAAAGGCCTTTTTGTCGGCAAGTGTGACCACCAGATCGCCGTCATTCGCCTCTAGATCGGCGATCAGGTTCTCGAGCCCGGCCACAAGGCTTTCGCCTTCGGTTTCGGCGGCAAGGGCAAGCGCCTCGGGGTTGGTCGGCAGAAAATTGGTGGGGCTGATCATGTCCACAAGCTGCTGGCTGAAATAGCGCAGGCGTTTCTTTTCCTCCGAATCCATCGTCTCGATATCATCGACAGCTTGCTGCACTGCAGCGGCATTCATCAGGTATTGCTGCTTGATGAAATTGAAGTACGGATTGGTGTTCCACAACTCATGCGCGAACCTGCGATCTGCGGGTGTCTCGTCGGTTGGTGGTTCAAGCTTGCCTTGCGCAAGAAGATGCTGCGCCTCGACATAATGCTTGACCGACTTTCCCCAGAACTCCACCTGATGTTCAATCAGCTTGGCAGGATTGTGCATCATTTCAGTCATATAGGCGGTTGCCGCCTTGATATACAGCTCCTGACTGGGTCCCTGCAGCGGTGCGGGAACCTGACGCGATTGTCCCATGGCCTTCAACAATCGCTGGGTCAGATCCTCGACCTTTGCCAAATTGGCCTCGAGTTTTGTAACATTGTGGCTGGAAGTAACATCACCCGCTAAATCGTTTGTTGTCATATTAACCTTCCTGTGCCTATGCTGCACACGCAGCATTCCCTGCGCGCCTGTGATCGGAGTTCGTGATGAAGTATATGATGACCTATGACCTGATGGAAAGCGCGCGCAACACAAACCAGTGGCTGGGCGCGACCGCCCACGCCTTTGCATCCTACCCGATGATGTCCTGGGGCGCCAATCCGGCGATGGATTGGCTGAAAGCCTGGGGCGAGGTGACGGAGCGCACCTTTGCCCGCATGGTCGTCAAGCCTGACTGGAACATCCCCCCGATCGCGGGCGAAAAGGGCAAGGACTATCCGGTTGTTGTCGAAACTGTTGTGGAACGCCCCTTTGGTGACCTGATCCACTTTACCATGCCCGGCCGCAAGCCCAGCAAACGCCGCGTGCTGTTGGTGGCCCCAATGTCGGGGCATTACGCCACCTTGCTGCGCAAGACCGTCACCAGCCTGCTGCCTGATTGCGATGTGTTTGTGACTGACTGGCACAATGCCCGCGACATCCCGGTCAGCGCGGGCAAGTTCGATATCGAGGACTACACCCTTTATCTGGTCGATTTCATGCGCGAGCTGGGATCGGACATCCATGTGATTGCGGTTTGCCAGCCTGTCCCCCTCGCCCTTGCGGCCACCGCCTATCTGGCCGAGGAAGATCCAACCGCACAGCCACGCTCGCTCACCCTGATCGGCGGCCCCGTCGACCCGGAGGCAAACCATACAGAGGTCACCGATTTCGGCCGGTCCGTCACAATGGGCCAGCTGGAAGAGACGATGATCCAGCGCGTTGGTTTCAAATATGCAGGCGTTGGCCGGATGGTCTATCCGGGCCTGCTGCAACTGGCATCGTTCATCTCGATGAATGGCGAAACCCACGCGAACGCTTTCCGCGACGAGATCATTCGCGTGGCCAAGGGCGAAGCATCCGAACATGATCGCCACAACGACTTTTATGACGAATATCTGGCGGTCATGGATATGACAGCTGAATTCTACCTCTCAACGGTCGAGCGCATTTTCAAGGGCCGCGAAATTGCCCGCAACGACTTTGTTGTTGCCGGCCACAAGGTCGACATGAGCAAGATCACCACGGTCGCTGTGAAAATCGTGGAAGGTGAGAATGACGATATCTCTGCGCCGGGACAATGTCTGGCTGCTTTGGGGCTGCTGACCAACCTGCCTGACGCCAAGAAGGCGAGCCATGTTGAGCCGGGGGCGGGCCATTACGGCATTTTCGCCGGGCGCAGCTGGCGCAACAACATTCGCCCCTTGGTGCTGGATTTCATTGATGCCAATTCCGAAGCCAGCCCTGCTGCCGCATCCGCCAAGGTTGTGGCACTCAAATAGATAGCGTGATCACCGCCCGTGTAGCTGGCCGCGCCCTAAACCGGGCGTAGCATCATCGGCGCGTCCATGAACTGGCGCAGGATATCCGTTACTTTTTCCGGCGCCTCGATGCTGGGCAGATAGCCTGCATCATCAATGACCTCCAACTTTCCATAGGGGATCATTTCGGTCATGAATTCCTGCCGTTTCAGCGGGAATTGCCCGTCATGCCGGCCACAGATGACAATTGCGGGCTGTTGCTTGATCTGGCGCAGCGTTGCTTGCTGATCCTTGCGCCGCTGCATCGCCCGCGCCTGCCGCACATATATCTTCGATCCCAATGCATGCCCCATCTCCTTGAGAAGCTGGATCACAGCGGCCTTGTCCGTGTCTGGTGCAAGCCAGGTTGAATTCATCTCGTGCTGCAGCACGTCGTCCATACGCCCGGACCGGGCGGCGATGATATGCGGCTCGCGCCCCGCGGCAGTCTCGGGTGTGTCAGCCTGTGCATTTGTGGCGATCAGGGCGATCCGGGTCACACGTTCAGCAGCCCGGCGCATGACCTCCAGCGCGACCATGCCCCCCATGCCCATGCCCGCAAGCGCGAATTTCGGCGGCGCCCAGGTCAGGATCTGGCTGGCGACCTCTTCCATGCGCTCGCCCCGGGTAATGGGGGCGAACATCACGGCGTGATCATTGCCAAGGCTTCTGATCTGATGTTCGAAGATCCGCGCGTCGCAAAGCATCGGCGGTATCATCAATAGTGTTTCACGCGGCATTGGCGGCCCCACCCGACGGCATACGCCGCCATCCTCAAAGCGTTCTTGGTTTTGCCCGTATGTTGCCCGTGTCAGCGGGGCATCGCAAGGGGGCGTTCGCTGTCCAGCTCGGCCAACCAAGCCGAAATCCGCCGGGCCAGTGGCCCTGTTTGGGCCGGGCTGAAGATATCGCCAGCCATCACATGACCATAGGCGTCGTCACCGGCCCCGCGCAGCAACAGATGCGTTGCAACTGGCCCACCCCAACGCGCCATGACCGCCCGCGTATCATCCGCGCGCACAACCCTGTCCGCCTCGTTGAATGCAAAAAGCGCGGGCGTCTGAATGGCCGACAGATCCGCCTGCCGCACCGCGCGAACGGCATCTGCCATGGTTGACACGGCCTGACTTGGGTAGCTGGTGGTCCAATAGGCGCTATGCTCTTCGCTGATTGGTTCGAAATTCCGGGTTTTGCCGGCCACAAAACGCCCCC
This region includes:
- the phaC gene encoding class I poly(R)-hydroxyalkanoic acid synthase; amino-acid sequence: MTTNDLAGDVTSSHNVTKLEANLAKVEDLTQRLLKAMGQSRQVPAPLQGPSQELYIKAATAYMTEMMHNPAKLIEHQVEFWGKSVKHYVEAQHLLAQGKLEPPTDETPADRRFAHELWNTNPYFNFIKQQYLMNAAAVQQAVDDIETMDSEEKKRLRYFSQQLVDMISPTNFLPTNPEALALAAETEGESLVAGLENLIADLEANDGDLVVTLADKKAFRLGENLATTPGSVVFRNHLFELVQYAPSTDKVHTTPLIIFPPWINKFYILDLKPQNSMIKWLVDQGHTVFVVSWVNPDPGYRETSMSDYVEDGYLTAIGEVKKICGVKKVNAVGYCIAGTTLSLTLALMKQRKDTSVNCATFFTTLTDFSDRGEVGVFLDDDFVDGIEAEVQEKGILDSFFMSRTFSFLRSNDLIYGPAIKSYMMGKAPPAFDLLYWNGDSTNLPAKMSVEYLRGLCQDDRFATDGFEICGTTVKLSEVTVPLCAIACETDHIAAWKSSYAGVQKMGAKDKTFILSESGHIAGIVNPPSKNKYGHYTNPELGLTVDDWYDAADKHEGSWWPRWDSWLSGKAGKKVAAREPGGDDHPVLAPAPGTYVMPK
- the phaZ gene encoding polyhydroxyalkanoate depolymerase: MKYMMTYDLMESARNTNQWLGATAHAFASYPMMSWGANPAMDWLKAWGEVTERTFARMVVKPDWNIPPIAGEKGKDYPVVVETVVERPFGDLIHFTMPGRKPSKRRVLLVAPMSGHYATLLRKTVTSLLPDCDVFVTDWHNARDIPVSAGKFDIEDYTLYLVDFMRELGSDIHVIAVCQPVPLALAATAYLAEEDPTAQPRSLTLIGGPVDPEANHTEVTDFGRSVTMGQLEETMIQRVGFKYAGVGRMVYPGLLQLASFISMNGETHANAFRDEIIRVAKGEASEHDRHNDFYDEYLAVMDMTAEFYLSTVERIFKGREIARNDFVVAGHKVDMSKITTVAVKIVEGENDDISAPGQCLAALGLLTNLPDAKKASHVEPGAGHYGIFAGRSWRNNIRPLVLDFIDANSEASPAAASAKVVALK
- a CDS encoding alpha/beta hydrolase; this translates as MPRETLLMIPPMLCDARIFEHQIRSLGNDHAVMFAPITRGERMEEVASQILTWAPPKFALAGMGMGGMVALEVMRRAAERVTRIALIATNAQADTPETAAGREPHIIAARSGRMDDVLQHEMNSTWLAPDTDKAAVIQLLKEMGHALGSKIYVRQARAMQRRKDQQATLRQIKQQPAIVICGRHDGQFPLKRQEFMTEMIPYGKLEVIDDAGYLPSIEAPEKVTDILRQFMDAPMMLRPV